One genomic window of Candidatus Saccharibacteria bacterium includes the following:
- the msrB gene encoding peptide-methionine (R)-S-oxide reductase MsrB — protein MTGQYKLSAEQKAILLDRGTEAPFSGKLLNNKADGSYHCVGCDAILFDSSAKFDSGSGWPSFDQAISGAIREVEDTSYGMKRTEVTCAKCGGHLGHLFPDGPEETTGMRYCINSLALDFDPREGKKS, from the coding sequence ATGACAGGGCAATATAAACTAAGTGCAGAGCAGAAGGCAATTCTGTTGGACAGGGGTACCGAAGCTCCATTTAGCGGTAAGTTACTGAATAACAAAGCTGATGGCAGCTATCATTGTGTTGGTTGTGATGCAATCTTGTTTGACTCTAGTGCAAAATTTGATTCAGGATCGGGTTGGCCAAGTTTTGATCAGGCAATCAGTGGTGCAATCAGGGAAGTAGAAGACACCTCTTATGGCATGAAGAGGACGGAGGTGACTTGCGCGAAGTGTGGTGGTCATCTGGGGCATTTATTTCCTGATGGACCTGAAGAGACTACTGGGATGCGTTATTGTATCAATTCATTAGCGCTTGATTTTGATCCGAGAGAAGGGAAGAAGTCATGA
- a CDS encoding UBP-type zinc finger domain-containing protein, whose product MNQYNLSNPTPAPSGDGCKDCLSSDGWWVHLRRCLECGQIGCCNSSPSQHAKKHWQESGHKLIMTYEPEQAWFYDWSNEQMVNPPSEKITPPLSHPIDQSAPGPEYRVPDNWEGFLNY is encoded by the coding sequence ATGAATCAATATAATCTCTCCAACCCAACTCCAGCACCCAGTGGTGATGGCTGTAAAGACTGCCTATCTAGTGACGGCTGGTGGGTACACCTTCGTCGTTGTCTAGAGTGTGGTCAGATTGGTTGCTGTAATAGCTCACCAAGTCAACATGCAAAAAAACATTGGCAAGAATCAGGGCACAAGCTGATTATGACTTACGAGCCGGAACAAGCTTGGTTTTATGACTGGTCAAATGAACAAATGGTCAATCCACCATCAGAAAAAATAACTCCCCCTTTGAGTCACCCCATCGATCAATCTGCACCTGGCCCAGAATACCGCGTACCAGACAATTGGGAAGGCTTTCTCAATTATTAG
- a CDS encoding type I restriction endonuclease subunit R, protein MSKYSMVAENSNSTVVGEFTPAKTRATNYQSEADLEKAFVELLQAQAYDYLPITSSSDLTDNLRTQLEKLNSYQFSDSEWKQFFYEHIANPNSNIETKTATIQEDHVKNLYDEHGQFKRNIYLIDKKNIHNNSLQVINQYEVDGARSNRYDVTILVNGLPLVHAELKRRGVALQEAFNQINRYQRDSFWADSGLYEYVQLFVISNGTYTKYYSNTTRFQHIKEASETRAKRTKKTSNSFEFTSWWADANNKPIFDLMDFGQTFFAKHAILNVLTKYCVFTSDRLLLAMRPYQIVATERILNRVEVSTNYKKLGTIEAGGYIWHTTGSGKTLTSFKTAQLASKLSSVDKVLFVVDRKDLDYQTMKEYDKFEKGAANSNTSTAKLTKQLENDNARIIITTIQKLDKFIKKNEGHKVFDGHVIIIFDECHRSQFGDMHHAITTSFKNYHLFGFTGTPIFAKNSSSGGRVDLKTTEQAFGEKLHTYTIVDAITDKNVLPFRIDYIRTIKEADDVDDSQVRDIDREKALAAPERISNVTQYIRDHFDQKTKRNSKPYAFIALANVHEAASAKDRSAVEEIKQKIRLSGFNSIFAVSSIDVAKLYYTEFNKQQEDVPELKKLKIATIFSYGANEVDDEMDGLEDENSDNTDGLDKNSRDFLEAAIKDYNKMFGTNYDTSSDKFQNYYKDVSLRMKNREIDLLIVVNMFLTGFDATTLNTLWVDKNLRMHGLLQAYSRTNRILNSIKTFGNIVTFRNLEKATNDSLSLFGDKEASGIVLLKSFREYYDGYEAEGKQVRGYAELVNELIERFPVGQPIIGEQNKKDFIKLYGAILKVRNILSTFDDFTGNEILSERDVQDYHSMYINFYDEFRKVEESDKENINDDIVFEMELIKQVEINIDYILELIRKYHASNQEDKELLVDINKAIDSSIELRNKKELIEQFISSINADSSVDDDWQSFVNSKKIEELDRIISEENLDRDETYKFIESAFRDGGVQTSGTAITKIMPPVSRFSPDQSRGKKRETVLDKLASFFNKFFDISNGKLQA, encoded by the coding sequence GTGAGTAAGTATAGTATGGTGGCAGAAAATTCCAACAGCACTGTTGTAGGTGAATTTACTCCTGCAAAAACCCGTGCGACCAATTACCAGAGTGAAGCGGATTTAGAAAAAGCATTTGTAGAGTTATTACAGGCTCAAGCCTATGACTACCTACCTATTACCAGTTCGTCCGACCTCACAGATAATCTACGAACTCAGCTGGAGAAGCTTAACAGCTACCAGTTTAGTGATAGTGAATGGAAGCAGTTCTTTTATGAACATATCGCTAACCCGAACAGCAACATTGAAACCAAAACGGCAACAATTCAGGAAGATCATGTCAAGAATCTGTACGACGAACACGGTCAATTCAAGCGCAATATCTATCTTATAGACAAGAAAAACATTCACAATAATAGCCTCCAAGTGATTAACCAATACGAAGTGGACGGTGCAAGGTCTAACCGCTATGATGTCACGATTCTCGTGAACGGCTTGCCACTTGTACATGCTGAACTGAAGCGTCGAGGCGTGGCTCTGCAAGAAGCCTTCAATCAAATTAACCGTTATCAACGTGATAGTTTCTGGGCGGATAGTGGGCTATACGAATATGTACAGCTATTTGTTATTAGCAACGGAACGTACACAAAATACTACAGCAATACTACACGGTTCCAGCACATTAAAGAGGCCAGCGAGACTCGTGCTAAACGAACAAAGAAAACCAGCAACAGCTTTGAGTTTACGAGCTGGTGGGCAGATGCAAATAACAAGCCTATTTTTGATCTTATGGACTTTGGTCAAACATTCTTTGCAAAGCACGCGATCTTAAACGTCCTAACAAAATACTGCGTGTTTACCAGCGACCGATTACTGCTTGCAATGCGACCCTACCAGATCGTTGCAACTGAGCGAATATTGAATCGGGTTGAAGTTTCAACGAACTATAAAAAACTAGGCACAATCGAAGCTGGCGGATACATTTGGCATACCACTGGATCGGGCAAAACGTTGACTAGCTTCAAGACGGCTCAACTTGCCAGTAAATTGTCATCCGTTGATAAAGTACTATTCGTTGTCGACCGTAAAGATCTCGACTATCAAACCATGAAGGAGTATGACAAGTTTGAGAAAGGCGCGGCTAATAGCAATACGAGCACTGCCAAACTTACCAAACAACTTGAAAACGACAATGCTCGAATCATAATCACAACCATTCAAAAACTAGATAAGTTCATAAAGAAGAACGAAGGACACAAAGTATTTGATGGTCACGTCATAATCATCTTTGATGAGTGTCACCGATCACAGTTCGGTGATATGCACCATGCAATCACAACCAGCTTCAAAAACTACCACCTCTTTGGTTTTACGGGTACCCCTATCTTTGCTAAAAACTCTTCTAGCGGTGGTCGTGTTGATCTCAAAACGACCGAACAGGCTTTTGGCGAAAAGCTACACACATACACAATAGTCGATGCTATTACTGACAAAAACGTATTGCCTTTTCGCATTGACTACATCCGAACCATAAAAGAGGCTGACGATGTCGATGACTCACAGGTACGTGACATTGACCGCGAAAAAGCACTGGCTGCACCCGAACGCATCTCAAATGTCACACAATATATTCGTGATCACTTTGATCAAAAGACTAAGCGCAACAGTAAGCCGTACGCATTCATCGCTTTAGCAAACGTCCATGAAGCCGCATCGGCAAAAGACCGTTCGGCCGTTGAAGAAATCAAGCAAAAGATTCGACTAAGCGGGTTTAACTCCATATTTGCCGTCAGCTCTATCGATGTTGCAAAGCTGTACTATACAGAGTTCAACAAGCAACAAGAAGATGTACCAGAGTTAAAGAAATTAAAGATAGCCACAATATTCAGTTACGGTGCTAATGAAGTCGATGATGAAATGGATGGGCTCGAGGACGAAAACTCCGACAATACAGATGGTCTAGATAAAAACTCACGCGACTTCCTCGAAGCTGCGATAAAAGACTACAACAAAATGTTCGGGACTAACTACGATACATCATCCGATAAGTTCCAGAATTATTACAAAGATGTCAGTTTGCGCATGAAGAACCGCGAGATTGATCTACTCATCGTAGTGAACATGTTCCTGACAGGCTTCGATGCCACAACTTTAAATACACTCTGGGTAGACAAGAACTTGCGAATGCATGGACTACTCCAGGCCTATTCACGAACCAACCGAATTTTAAATTCAATTAAGACATTCGGCAACATTGTTACTTTCCGTAACCTAGAGAAGGCCACCAATGACTCTCTGTCACTCTTTGGCGATAAAGAAGCTAGCGGAATCGTACTACTCAAGTCATTCCGTGAGTATTACGACGGTTATGAAGCTGAAGGTAAGCAGGTACGCGGATATGCCGAGCTTGTTAATGAGTTGATTGAACGATTCCCAGTTGGCCAGCCTATAATCGGTGAGCAGAATAAAAAGGATTTCATTAAACTCTATGGTGCAATCCTAAAGGTGCGCAACATTCTCTCTACATTCGATGACTTTACGGGTAACGAGATCCTATCAGAGCGTGATGTACAGGATTACCACAGTATGTACATTAACTTTTACGATGAGTTCCGAAAAGTTGAAGAGAGCGACAAAGAAAATATCAATGATGACATCGTCTTTGAGATGGAGCTTATCAAACAAGTCGAGATAAATATTGATTACATCCTTGAACTCATCCGCAAATATCATGCAAGTAACCAAGAGGACAAAGAACTACTTGTTGATATTAACAAAGCAATCGATTCAAGCATTGAGCTTCGGAACAAGAAGGAGCTTATCGAACAATTCATCAGCAGTATTAATGCTGACTCATCTGTTGATGATGACTGGCAGTCATTTGTGAATTCCAAGAAGATAGAAGAGCTTGATCGAATTATCTCTGAGGAAAATCTTGACCGTGACGAAACCTACAAGTTTATTGAAAGTGCATTCCGTGACGGCGGTGTACAAACGAGTGGTACTGCTATCACAAAAATCATGCCCCCTGTCTCTCGTTTCAGCCCAGACCAAAGCCGTGGCAAGAAGCGAGAAACAGTGTTAGATAAATTAGCCTCATTCTTCAATAAGTTCTTCGACATTTCAAACGGAAAGCTCCAAGCCTGA
- a CDS encoding VOC family protein, whose translation MTKEIVPNLWFDGKAKEAAEYYISVFPNSKILSIEYYPNSTEDGLAEFQLELAGQPLVVEFELNNQHFTAINAGPEFKFSEAISFAVFCKDQEEIDYYWSKLSTVPEAEQCGWCKDKYGLSWQIVPENINQLMKKPDAYSKMMGMRKLIIAEF comes from the coding sequence ATGACAAAAGAAATTGTTCCAAATCTATGGTTTGATGGAAAAGCCAAAGAGGCTGCTGAATACTATATATCGGTATTCCCGAATAGCAAGATTCTATCAATCGAGTATTACCCGAATAGTACAGAGGATGGCTTGGCTGAATTTCAATTGGAGTTAGCCGGACAACCCTTGGTAGTAGAATTTGAATTAAATAATCAACACTTTACTGCAATCAATGCCGGCCCTGAATTTAAATTTAGCGAAGCAATATCCTTTGCCGTGTTTTGTAAAGATCAGGAAGAAATAGATTACTACTGGAGTAAATTATCTACAGTGCCAGAAGCAGAACAATGTGGCTGGTGTAAAGACAAGTATGGTCTAAGCTGGCAAATCGTACCTGAGAATATTAATCAGCTTATGAAAAAACCGGATGCCTATAGTAAGATGATGGGGATGAGAAAGTTGATTATTGCAGAATTTTAG
- a CDS encoding restriction endonuclease subunit S, whose protein sequence is MDKNTGGGTPSKAVSAYWNGDIPWASVGDLNVEGNMISTTRNFITTEGLNNSSTSLIPKGDVIVAVKISPGKMKIANTDLAINQDLRGLSLKPFLNSKFLTYYFQTINIIGNGTIVKGITVDALNRVKVPVPSIEEQNRIVDILDKFDNLLHGISSGLPAELSARRKQYDYYQTKLLTFRRLQRE, encoded by the coding sequence ATCGACAAGAATACTGGAGGAGGTACTCCCTCAAAGGCAGTCTCTGCATATTGGAACGGCGATATACCTTGGGCTTCAGTAGGCGATCTAAATGTAGAGGGAAATATGATTAGCACCACAAGAAACTTCATAACTACAGAGGGCTTAAACAATAGCTCAACTAGTCTGATTCCTAAAGGGGATGTGATTGTGGCTGTTAAGATTTCTCCCGGCAAAATGAAAATTGCTAATACTGATTTAGCCATCAATCAAGATTTACGAGGGCTATCTTTAAAGCCTTTTTTGAATAGCAAATTCCTGACTTATTATTTTCAAACAATAAATATCATTGGCAATGGCACGATAGTCAAAGGAATTACTGTGGATGCATTGAATCGTGTTAAAGTTCCTGTTCCGTCTATCGAAGAGCAAAATCGAATCGTAGACATTCTTGATAAGTTCGACAATCTCCTTCATGGAATAAGTTCGGGTCTGCCAGCTGAACTATCTGCTCGCCGCAAGCAATACGACTATTACCAAACCAAATTACTGACATTTAGGAGGCTACAGCGTGAGTAA
- a CDS encoding tryptophan-rich sensory protein — protein sequence MLIVNGLAGSTTFINHRNTADVSNANLTLFTPAGLTFAIWGIIYLLLGVYILFALGVIKLPKVKPTSVVYQKINGLLTISSIINILWLLSWQFEVFWLTIVLMILLLLTLIRIHTLVFDLKLNTQKSLILRMPFSIYFGWISIATVANISTAIVAWDWAMFDNNQAIWMIVTTITATLIGLTVGINRQDPWYLLVYVWAYLGIIIRHLNNAPEGFDQQYPEIIIAVSIMLVIILAVITKLIFKRHKPKK from the coding sequence ATGTTGATAGTCAACGGCCTAGCTGGCTCAACAACCTTCATTAATCATCGGAATACCGCCGATGTATCCAATGCCAATCTAACCCTCTTCACGCCGGCTGGTTTGACATTTGCCATCTGGGGAATAATCTACCTACTACTTGGAGTATACATCTTGTTTGCACTTGGCGTCATTAAGTTGCCCAAAGTCAAGCCAACCTCTGTGGTCTACCAAAAGATCAATGGGCTACTCACAATCTCTTCAATCATTAATATATTATGGTTATTATCCTGGCAATTCGAAGTATTCTGGCTAACAATAGTCCTAATGATCCTACTCTTGTTGACCCTGATTAGGATACATACACTAGTTTTTGACCTGAAACTAAATACTCAGAAATCCCTTATACTTCGCATGCCCTTCAGTATTTATTTTGGCTGGATTAGTATAGCAACTGTAGCAAATATCTCTACGGCAATCGTAGCTTGGGACTGGGCAATGTTTGATAATAATCAAGCAATATGGATGATCGTCACAACCATTACTGCGACTCTTATTGGGCTAACCGTTGGCATTAACAGACAAGACCCTTGGTACTTGCTTGTATATGTCTGGGCTTATTTGGGTATAATCATCAGACATCTTAATAATGCTCCTGAAGGATTTGATCAGCAATACCCAGAAATAATCATAGCAGTTAGCATAATGCTTGTGATTATCCTGGCAGTAATCACAAAATTAATTTTCAAGAGACATAAACCCAAGAAGTAA
- the cadA gene encoding cadmium-translocating P-type ATPase, with amino-acid sequence MKKVINFSKEYPFVAGVVIIILLAIILDLTGFIDQANLLLGSFSILMALRLSIDMVKSLREGRYGIDILAVVAIISTVVVNEYWASIVIVLMMTGGEALEDYASSRAQKELNALLDRAPKTAHLVIGDKFKTVALSTINPGDTLLVKPGEVVPVDAILLDQSAEFDESSLTGESLPVEHQKGEELLSGSINGGEAIKIEALRSSKQSQYQQIIELVKSATGTEAPFVRLADRYAVPFTLVSFTIAGIAWIISGDALRFAQVLVVATPCPLLLGAPIALVSGMSRAAKHGIIVKSGSILERLATIKSVAFDKTGTLTSGEPVVSKISPQPGFQDQDILLYAASAEQQSAHILARALVKEATNQKLALVSPKKLQETTAHGISAIIEGKKILIGKQSFLDSHHIDLSNQINQAGETIVYLAIDQQFAGTIAFRDEIRPETKQTLKDIQSLGINNTLMLTGDNQATAKRIAREVGITDFQADCLPIDKVNSIKSAPVHPIMMVGDGVNDAPVLAAADVGLAMGARGSTAASETADVVVLVDDLSRSYQAIRIAKDTMQIATQSIWIGIAISVGLMLVASTGVLPAVVGAGLQELVDVTVMINALRAHGSWSTQNVNHDD; translated from the coding sequence ATGAAGAAAGTTATCAATTTTAGCAAAGAATACCCATTCGTAGCTGGAGTAGTAATAATAATCCTACTAGCAATCATCCTTGACCTTACTGGCTTCATCGATCAGGCAAACTTATTACTCGGAAGTTTCTCTATATTGATGGCATTACGGCTCAGCATCGATATGGTTAAGTCACTTCGTGAAGGACGCTATGGGATAGATATCCTAGCAGTAGTAGCGATCATTAGTACTGTAGTAGTCAATGAATACTGGGCATCAATTGTAATAGTCTTGATGATGACTGGCGGTGAAGCCCTGGAAGATTACGCCTCTAGTAGAGCCCAAAAAGAGCTCAATGCCTTGCTCGACAGAGCTCCCAAAACCGCCCATTTGGTTATTGGTGATAAATTCAAAACTGTAGCACTTTCTACTATTAATCCTGGAGATACTCTACTAGTCAAGCCAGGTGAAGTTGTTCCAGTCGATGCGATATTACTAGATCAATCAGCGGAATTCGACGAATCCTCCCTGACCGGTGAGAGCCTGCCTGTCGAACATCAAAAAGGAGAAGAGCTCCTCAGTGGTTCAATCAATGGTGGTGAGGCAATCAAAATCGAAGCGCTCAGATCTTCAAAGCAGAGCCAGTACCAACAAATCATTGAGCTAGTCAAATCAGCAACTGGCACCGAAGCTCCCTTCGTCAGGCTGGCTGATCGCTATGCTGTACCTTTCACTCTTGTCTCATTTACTATTGCCGGAATAGCTTGGATCATCTCGGGTGATGCATTAAGATTTGCACAGGTATTAGTAGTAGCTACTCCCTGCCCTCTTCTCCTTGGTGCACCAATCGCTCTAGTATCTGGTATGAGTCGAGCTGCCAAACATGGAATCATTGTCAAAAGTGGCTCAATATTAGAGCGTCTTGCTACCATCAAAAGTGTGGCCTTTGACAAAACTGGTACTCTGACCAGCGGTGAACCAGTAGTAAGTAAGATTAGTCCTCAGCCAGGGTTTCAGGATCAAGATATTTTACTCTATGCTGCTAGCGCCGAGCAACAATCTGCTCATATCCTAGCACGCGCATTAGTTAAAGAAGCAACAAATCAAAAACTTGCCCTGGTCTCACCCAAAAAACTTCAAGAGACTACTGCCCATGGTATATCAGCAATCATCGAGGGTAAGAAAATTCTGATCGGCAAACAAAGCTTTTTAGACAGCCATCATATTGATCTGTCCAATCAAATCAATCAGGCCGGTGAGACTATTGTCTATCTGGCTATTGATCAACAATTCGCAGGAACAATTGCCTTTCGGGACGAAATTCGACCTGAAACCAAGCAAACTTTGAAGGATATACAATCTCTTGGCATAAATAATACCCTGATGTTGACTGGCGACAATCAAGCTACTGCCAAACGGATAGCTAGGGAAGTCGGGATTACTGACTTCCAGGCTGATTGCTTACCTATTGACAAGGTAAATTCGATCAAAAGTGCTCCAGTCCATCCGATCATGATGGTTGGTGATGGTGTCAACGATGCACCTGTCCTAGCCGCAGCAGATGTTGGTCTAGCGATGGGAGCTCGTGGCTCAACAGCAGCCAGCGAGACTGCTGATGTCGTAGTTCTGGTCGATGATTTATCCAGAAGTTACCAAGCAATTCGGATCGCCAAAGACACTATGCAGATCGCAACTCAAAGTATCTGGATCGGTATCGCCATCAGTGTGGGGTTAATGCTAGTCGCTTCTACCGGAGTCTTGCCTGCCGTGGTTGGCGCTGGACTTCAGGAGCTAGTTGATGTTACAGTGATGATAAATGCCCTGAGAGCACATGGGTCTTGGTCAACCCAAAATGTCAATCATGATGATTAA
- a CDS encoding DUF2087 domain-containing protein — protein MSSEQLSRFLDTDGKVKIWPTKQAHKEIVLEYLSSKFDASNTYTEKDVNEILKTWHTFTDWPLLRRELIDRGYMARDRGGYKYWKIKANKNGIQAETAHS, from the coding sequence ATGAGTAGTGAGCAACTTTCTCGTTTTTTAGATACTGATGGCAAGGTTAAGATTTGGCCGACCAAGCAAGCACATAAAGAGATTGTTCTCGAATACCTGTCTAGCAAGTTCGATGCAAGCAATACTTATACAGAAAAAGACGTAAACGAAATACTAAAGACTTGGCATACGTTTACTGACTGGCCGTTATTACGCAGAGAATTGATTGACAGGGGTTATATGGCACGGGACCGAGGCGGATATAAGTATTGGAAAATTAAGGCTAACAAAAATGGCATACAAGCCGAAACCGCCCATAGTTGA
- a CDS encoding DUF1801 domain-containing protein, with protein sequence MKIEASTIEEYFKKAGERELDLREADKLIRKYAPHCKPTLYQGMGGGAGLGYGMMSYQSRSMKTPGEWPIIGLANQKNYMAIYACAVIDGKYVAERYADRLGKVSVGKSCIRFKRFGDLDLTNLAEMLEGLDAHYQSGKLLFG encoded by the coding sequence ATGAAGATTGAGGCTAGCACTATAGAAGAATATTTTAAGAAAGCTGGAGAGCGAGAGTTGGACTTGCGTGAAGCTGATAAATTAATTCGAAAATATGCGCCACATTGTAAGCCGACGCTTTATCAAGGCATGGGGGGTGGAGCAGGTTTGGGGTATGGGATGATGAGCTATCAAAGCAGAAGTATGAAAACCCCAGGAGAATGGCCCATCATTGGTTTGGCCAATCAAAAGAATTATATGGCGATATATGCCTGTGCAGTAATAGATGGCAAATATGTTGCAGAGCGCTATGCGGATAGACTTGGCAAGGTTAGCGTAGGGAAGAGTTGCATTAGATTTAAGAGATTTGGGGACTTGGATTTGACGAACTTGGCTGAGATGTTGGAAGGGTTGGATGCACATTATCAATCAGGTAAGCTACTTTTTGGTTAG
- the msrA gene encoding peptide-methionine (S)-S-oxide reductase MsrA yields the protein MKTEELVLAGGCFWGIEDLIRNQPGVVDTEVGYTGGQNNNPDYNNHPGHAEAVRIKYDPKITNRDQLLDYFFRIHDPTTKNQQGNDTGTSYRSAIFYASEQEKQLAKKVIEAVNNSGLYPKPVQTTLEPLGIFYQAEQYHQDYLQKNPGGYSCHYLRSEEPLH from the coding sequence ATGAAGACAGAGGAGCTTGTTTTGGCGGGCGGTTGTTTTTGGGGTATAGAGGATTTGATCCGTAATCAGCCAGGCGTAGTGGATACGGAAGTAGGTTATACTGGTGGGCAAAACAATAATCCAGATTATAATAACCACCCAGGTCATGCAGAGGCCGTCAGGATCAAATATGACCCGAAGATAACTAATAGAGATCAATTACTAGATTATTTTTTTAGAATTCATGATCCTACGACTAAGAATCAACAAGGAAATGATACTGGGACTAGTTACCGTTCGGCGATTTTTTATGCTAGTGAGCAAGAAAAGCAACTTGCTAAGAAGGTGATAGAGGCCGTCAACAATTCTGGTCTCTATCCGAAGCCAGTCCAGACAACACTTGAGCCACTTGGTATTTTTTATCAGGCTGAACAGTACCATCAAGACTATTTGCAGAAGAACCCCGGCGGATATAGTTGTCATTACCTTCGATCAGAAGAACCATTGCATTAG
- a CDS encoding NUDIX domain-containing protein: protein MPHIHKEYDYTISVFILHPNQAKVLLVKHKKLGKLMQVGGHIELNEDPWQALSHELLEEAGLIIQKCQLLLQPDQPRVVSKGHKTLPIPFHYEVHDLPPDGSHRHIDMSYALKSYTDQIRPDIGESQEFEWVDQERLGKMNREGQVLGSTCQIYSWLFAQKSIWP from the coding sequence ATGCCACATATCCACAAAGAATATGATTATACTATTAGTGTATTTATCTTGCATCCAAATCAAGCGAAAGTTTTGCTAGTCAAACATAAAAAACTTGGTAAACTAATGCAAGTTGGGGGGCACATTGAGCTTAATGAGGATCCCTGGCAAGCTTTGAGCCATGAGCTTTTGGAGGAAGCCGGCTTAATAATTCAGAAGTGTCAGTTATTATTGCAGCCAGATCAACCAAGGGTGGTTAGCAAGGGTCATAAGACTCTACCAATTCCTTTTCATTATGAAGTGCATGATCTTCCCCCTGATGGCTCACATCGGCATATTGATATGAGCTATGCCCTAAAGAGTTATACTGATCAGATTCGACCTGATATAGGAGAGTCTCAAGAGTTTGAGTGGGTAGATCAAGAGAGATTGGGTAAGATGAATAGGGAAGGTCAGGTCTTGGGTTCAACATGTCAGATCTACAGCTGGTTGTTTGCCCAAAAATCAATTTGGCCATAG
- a CDS encoding NUDIX domain-containing protein, with amino-acid sequence MTTKERFKLIPAVYLVLRRGDEVLLLRRANTGYQDGKYGLVAGHLDGDELGTTAMVREAKEEAGIDIDPANLRFVHVAHRLSRNQVGQERIDLFYELREWQGKIINAEPEKCDDLSWFDIKDLPENMLPFVRRVLTDIAQGVNYSEYLVEPAD; translated from the coding sequence ATGACAACAAAAGAAAGATTTAAACTAATTCCAGCAGTGTATCTAGTATTAAGACGAGGCGACGAGGTGCTACTACTTAGACGTGCAAATACTGGTTATCAAGACGGAAAATATGGCTTAGTTGCTGGTCATCTTGATGGCGATGAGCTAGGTACTACAGCGATGGTGCGTGAGGCAAAAGAAGAGGCAGGTATAGATATAGACCCTGCTAATTTAAGGTTTGTACACGTTGCACACCGACTAAGTCGTAATCAAGTCGGTCAGGAGCGAATAGATTTATTCTATGAACTAAGAGAGTGGCAGGGAAAAATCATAAATGCTGAACCTGAAAAGTGTGACGATTTGTCTTGGTTTGATATCAAAGATTTGCCTGAAAATATGCTGCCCTTTGTAAGGCGAGTGTTAACTGATATAGCTCAAGGTGTAAATTACTCTGAATATCTAGTTGAACCAGCCGACTAG
- a CDS encoding nucleoside 2-deoxyribosyltransferase: MKIYVTSRFKGSSESRDEIEKLCSAVRDAGMEDFHFIRDVEHYQSNFFKSQDELWAAALQYLIGCDALLIDISDAPSGGRLVEAGMAYSLNKPIYVIVKNGVVYKDLYNGIATSILKYDEVADITKQLKFS, encoded by the coding sequence GTGAAGATTTATGTAACATCACGATTCAAGGGCTCGTCTGAGAGTAGAGACGAAATTGAAAAACTTTGTTCTGCTGTAAGAGATGCTGGGATGGAAGATTTTCATTTTATCCGCGACGTAGAGCATTATCAGTCCAATTTTTTTAAAAGCCAAGATGAATTATGGGCTGCGGCTCTTCAATATTTAATCGGATGTGATGCTCTTTTAATAGACATTAGTGATGCACCTAGTGGAGGTCGCTTAGTTGAAGCTGGAATGGCATATTCGTTAAACAAACCAATCTATGTGATTGTAAAAAATGGTGTTGTATACAAAGATCTTTATAATGGCATAGCAACTTCAATACTAAAATACGATGAGGTTGCTGACATTACAAAGCAACTTAAATTTTCCTGA